CCAGAGCCGCCCCGCCTCCTCCCGCCGGAGGATCTCCTCCCCCAGGTCCCGGTCCGCCAGGTCCACGGGGTCCCGCTCCCGGAAGGCCGCCCCGTCCCGGCCCATCCCCGGAAGGATCTCCTCCTCCAGGGTTCGCCTCAGGGCCTTCAGGTTCTCGAAGCTCCGGGTGAGGGAGCGGTACCAGCTCCTCTTGTCCTCCCCCTGCGCCAGGGTGGTGATGGGCCGGGACTGGAGGACCCAGAGGTCCGGGCCCCGAAAGGTCCACTCCACGTCCTGGGGAGGCCCGAACCGCCCCTCCGCCCGCATCGCCAGGCCGTGGATCCGCCCCAGGTCCCCCGCCTCCAGGGGCGGGGCGTCCCGGAGAAGCGGGTCCAGGGGCACCAGCCCCACCCCTCCGGGGGCGGGGCCCACCCGGTGCTCCCGCATAGCGGGCCGGTGTTCCCGCACCGCCCCGGTGCGCCGGTCCAAGAGCCATCGGTCCGGTTCCACCGATCCGTCCACCAGCCCCTGGTTGAGCCCCCACACCGCTTCCACCACGGAGCGGGAGGGATCCGTGGGGTCCTGCCCGAAGGCCACCCCGGACCGGTCTCCCTCCACCATCTCCTGCACCACCGCCCCCATGGCGCTGCGCCGGGGGTCCAGCCCCAGCTCCCGCCGGTACATCAGGGCCCCGTCGGACCACAGGGAGGCCCAGACCTTCCGCAGGGCTTCCAGGGTCTCTTCGGGCCCCCGGACCATGAGGAAGGTCTCGTGGAGCCCCGCGAAGGACGAGGCTCCCCCGTCCTCCCCGGGGGCGGAGGAGCGCACCGCCCGGGGGGCTTCCCCCAGGGGCTCCAGCCCCCGGATCAGGTCCTCCCGCAGCCCCGTCGGCCAGGGCGCCCGAAGGAAGAGGCTTCGGATCCGCAGGGACGCGTCCCACAGCTCCTCCCAACGCAGGGATTCCAGGGGGCGGCGGGTCAGCTCCATGCGGATCCGGGCCCCCAGGCCGGTGCGGCGGAGAAACTCCCGGTAGGCGGACGCCGTCACCGCCGCTCCTCGGGGTACCCGTTCCCCCGTCTCCCCGAGCCGCGCCAGGGCCAGGGCCTTGCCCCCCACCTCCGGGGCCAGGTCCGCCGTCACCGACTCCAGGGGGACGATCCAGGGGGTCCTCATGCCAGGTCCTCCGGCGCGAAGACCGTGACGTGCTGGAACCGGGTGACCAGCAGCAGCCGCCGTACCGCAAGCTCCACCAGGGCGCACCCCGGGGAGGCGGTGAACCCCTCCAGCAGGGGGTGCCGGGCCAGCAGGACCCTCCGGGCCCCCTCCCGGTCCGGGGCCTCCCGGGCCTCTCCCAGGACGGTCAGGGCCGCCCCGTCCCCCAAGTCCTCCGGGGA
The sequence above is drawn from the Aminomonas paucivorans DSM 12260 genome and encodes:
- a CDS encoding PEP/pyruvate-binding domain-containing protein; its protein translation is MRTPWIVPLESVTADLAPEVGGKALALARLGETGERVPRGAAVTASAYREFLRRTGLGARIRMELTRRPLESLRWEELWDASLRIRSLFLRAPWPTGLREDLIRGLEPLGEAPRAVRSSAPGEDGGASSFAGLHETFLMVRGPEETLEALRKVWASLWSDGALMYRRELGLDPRRSAMGAVVQEMVEGDRSGVAFGQDPTDPSRSVVEAVWGLNQGLVDGSVEPDRWLLDRRTGAVREHRPAMREHRVGPAPGGVGLVPLDPLLRDAPPLEAGDLGRIHGLAMRAEGRFGPPQDVEWTFRGPDLWVLQSRPITTLAQGEDKRSWYRSLTRSFENLKALRRTLEEEILPGMGRDGAAFRERDPVDLADRDLGEEILRREEAGRLWTRAYRDACIPFAHGVRLFLQMVNDRLRPEDPYLFLGLLQGEPTETGRRNGLFLEAAALVQQGRDPKGPTPEDRRLGDLLETLEASLGAELGLEGPEARRGLESLLARTPLGTREAGRDRETLEAAYRGGFGEAEGDFAAELLDLARASWRLRDDDNLILERVLSGAAAALQEGRRRLGDPLLPPLETATRLGATPRELPEPVDLRFGLASGSPAPGSPEAGTPRQLTGQPAGPGVAQGPARVVRSREDCLDFQPGEVLVCDAVDPSMTFVVPLASAVVERRGGMLIHGAIVAREYGLPCVTGVEGATERLRTGEPLWVDGYLGLVVRQEVR